The DNA segment NNNNNNNNNNNNNNNNNNNNNNNNNNNNNNNNNNNNNNNNNNNNNNNNNNNNNNNNNNNNNNNNNNNNNNNNNNNNNNNNNNNNNNNNNNNNNNNNNNNNNNNNNNNNNNNNNNNNNNNNNNNNNNNNNNNNNNNNNNNNNNNNNNNNNNNNNNNNNNNNNNNNNNNNNNNNNNNNNNNNNNNNNNNNNNNNNNNNNNNNNNNNNNNNNNNNNNNNNNNNNNNNNNNNNNNNNNNNNNNNNNNNNNNNNNNNNNNNNNNNNNNNNNNNNNNNNNNNNNNNNNNNNNNNNNNNNNNNNNNNNNNNNNNNNNNNNNNNNNNNNNNNNNNNNNNNNNNNNNNNNNNNNNNNNNNNNNNNNNNNNNNNNNNNNNNNNNNNNNNNNNNNNNNNNNNNNNNNNNNNNNNNNNNNNNNNNNNNNNNNNNNNNNNNNNNNNNNNNNNNNNNNNNNNNNNNNNNNNNNNNNNNNNNNNNNNNNNNNNNNNNNNNNNNNNNNNNNNNNNNNNNNNNNNNNNNNNNNNNNNNNNNNNNNNNNNNNNNNNNNNNNNNNNNNNNNNNNNNNNNNNNNNNNNNNNNNNNNNNNNNNNNNNNNNNNNNNNNNNNNNNNNNNNNNNNNNNNNNNNNNNNNNNNNNNNNNNNNNNNNNNNNNNNNNNNNNNNNNNNNNNNNNNNNNNNNNNNNNNNNNNNNNNNNNNNNNNNNNNNNNNNNNNNNNNNNNNNNNNNNNNNNNNNNNNNNNNNNNNNNNNNNNNNNNNNNNNNNNNNNNNNNNNNNNNNNNNNNNNNNNNNNNNNNNNNNNNNNNNNNNNNNNNNNNNNNNNNNNNNNNNNNNNNNNNNNNNNNNNNNNNNNNNNNNNNNNNNNNNNNNNNNNNNNNNNNNNNNNNNNNNNNNNNNNNNNNNNNNNNNNNNNNNNNNNNNNNNNNNNNNNNNNNNNNNNNNNNNNNNNNNNNNNNNNNNNNNNNNNNNNNNNNNNNNNNNNNNNNNNNNNNNNNNNNNNNNNNNNNNNNNNNNNNNNNNNNNNNNNNNNNNNNNNNNNNNNNNNNNNNNNNNNNNNNNNNNNNNNNNNNNNNNNNNNNNNNNNNNNNNNNNNNNNNNNNNNNNNNNNNNNNNNNNNNNNNNNNNNNNNNNNNNNNNNNNNNNNNNNNNNNNNNNNNNNNNNNNNNNNNNNNNNNNNNNNNNNNNNNNNNNNNNNNNNNNNNNNNNNNNNNNNNNNNNNNNNNNNNNNNNNNNNNNNNNNNNNNNNNNNNNNNNNNNNNNNNNNNNNNNNNNNNNNNNNNNNNNNNNNNNNNNNNNNNNNNNNNNNNNNNNNNNNNNNNNNNNNNNNNNNNNNNNNNNNNNNNNNNNNNNNNNNNNNNNNNNNNNNNNNNNNNNNNNNNNNNNNNNNNNNNNNNNNNNNNNNNNNNNNNNNNNNNNNNNNNNNNNNNNNNNNNNNNNNNNNNNNNNNNNNNNNNNNNNNNNNNNNNNNNNNNNNNNNNNNNNNNNNNNNNNNNNNNNNNNNNNNNNNNNNNNNNNNNNNNNNNNNNNNNNNNNNNNNNNNNNNNNNNNNNNNNNNNNNNNNNNNNNNNNNNNNNNNNNNNNNNNNNNNNNNNNNNNNNNNNNNNNNNNNNNNNNNNNNNNNNNNNNNNNNNNNNNNNNNNNNNNNNNNNNNNNNNNNNNNNNNNNNNNNNNNNNNNNNNNNNNNNNNNNNNNNNNNNNNNNNNNNNNNNNNNNNNNNNNNNNNNNNNNNNNNNNNNNNNNNNNNNNNNNNNNNNNNNNNNNNNNNNNNNNNNNNNNNNNNNNNNNNNNNNNNNNNNNNNNNNNNNNNNNNNNNNNNNNNNNNNNNNNNNNNNNNNNNNNNNNNNNNNNNNNNNNNNNNNNNNNNNNNNNNNNNNNNNNNNNNNNNNNNNNNNNNNNNNNNNNNNNNNNNNNNNNNNNNNNNNNNNNNNNNNNNNNNNNNNNNNNNNNNNNNNNNNNNNNNNNNNNNNNNNNNNNNNNNNNNNNNNNNNNNNNNNNNNNNNNNNNNNNNNNNNNNNNNNNNNNNNNNNNNNNNNNNNNNNNNNNNNNNNNNNNNNNNNNNNNNNNNNNNNNNNNNNNNNNNNNNNNNNNNNNNNNNNNNNNNNNNNNNNNNNNNNNNNNNNNNNNNNNNNNNNNNNNNNNNNNNNNNNNNNNNNNNNNNNNNNNNNNNNNNNNNNNNNNNNNNNNNNNNNNNNNNNNNNNNNNNNNNNNNNNNNNNNNNNNNNNNNNNNNNNNNNNNNNNNNNNNNNNNNNNNNNNNNNNNNNNNNNNNNNNNNNNNNNNNNNNNNNNNNNNNNNNNNNNNNNNNNNNNNNNNNNNNcatcatgggcaagttgaatgccaaccttacattttctggactaaaatccaagtatttcccccgcaccatagtaagataattctttggatccgggttcacactttgatcatggttcttggtgatccatgcattggcatagaactcttgaaccatcaagattccgacttgttgaatggggttggtaagaacttcccaacctcttcttcggatctcatgtcggatctccggatattcaccctttttgagtgaaaaagggacctcggggatcaccttcttcaaggccacaacttcatagaaatggtcttgatgcacccttgagatgaatctctccatctcccatgactcggaggtggaagcttttgccttccctttcctctttctagaggtttctccggccttggatgccgtaaatggttatggaaaaacaaaaagcactgcttttaccacaccaaacttaaaatgtttgctcgttctcgagcaaaagaagaaagaagagagtagaagaagaagaaatgaggagaaagggaatggctatgtgttcggccaaaagggagaagaagtagtgtttaaggtgtgtgaaaatgaaggagtgaaggagggtttatataggagagggggagagagatGTTCGGCCATtagagggtgggtttgggtgggaaagtggtttgaatttgaatggtggggtaggtggggttttatgaaggatggatgtgagtggtgaagagaaagatgggatttgataggtgaagggtttttggggaagaggtgttgggatttgataggtgaggggtttttgggaaagaggtgttgaggtgaatggtgaagaaaagagagagtggtagggtaggtggggttcctgtggggtccacagatccttaggtgtcaaggaaaagtcatccctgcaccaaatggcactCAAAAAcacgttttgagccatttctggcgttaaacgccaggctggtgcccatttctggcgtttaacgccagcatcttgcccctttctggcgtttaacaccagtctggtgcccctttctggcgttaaacgcccagaatggtgccagactgggcattaaacgcccaacagctagcctcactggcgtttaaacgccagcatgctctcctctagggtgtgctgtttttctttctgtttttcattctgtttttgcttttttcattgattttgtgacttctcatgatcatcaacctacaaaaNNNNNNNNNNNNNNNNNNNNNNNNNNNNNNtgtcattagcttgacagaggactctcatggagcctcacagatacttagaaccgtgttggaacctcccaacaccaaacttagagtttgaatgtgggggtttaacaccaaacttagagtttggctgtggcctcccaacaccaaacttagagtttgactgtgggggctctgtttggctctgtttggagagaagttcttcatgcttcctctccatgatgacagagggatatccttgggctttaaacaccaaggactcttcattcacttgaatgatcaactctcctctatcaacatcaatcacggCCCTCgcagtggctaggaagggtctgccaaggatgatggactcatccatgctcttcccagtctctaggactatgaaatcagtagggatgtaatggtcttcaactttgaCCAGAGCATCCTccacaagtccataggcttgttttcttgagttatctgccatctctagtgagatttttgcagcttgcacctcaaagaNNNNNNNNNNNNNNNNNNNNNNNNNNNNNNNNNNNNNNNNNNNNNNNNNNNNNNNNNNNNNNNNNNNNNNNNNNNNNNNNNNNNNNNNNNNNNNNNNNNNAAATAAAAGAACTATTTGTTTTACGGAACAGAAGATATGTCTTTCACATGACTTGTAGCAATAAAAAAACTATATCAGTTGTATGACATTTCCAAAGAAACGCACCTCGAGATCCAAAAAAAAATCCGAAAAGGTGATTTCTTGTAAATAACCAAATATAATACTTGGACTAAGGGTCAAGTTGGTAATTTTTCTTACATCCCCCCCTTCCGGAGCCCAAGTATCATATATACCCCCCAAAATAAAGAGCCTTGAATACTAGAAGAAAAGCACCTATGCCTAACAAGATTAAGTGAATACCTAAAATTGTAGTCATTTTATTTCTATCTTTCCATACATAACCGAAGAATGGAAAAGATTCTTCAAGAGTCTCAGGTCCCAGAAGTGCATGATAAATACCACCAAAACCCAATACTGCAGAGAAAATTAAGTGAAGTACTCCGGACACAAAGTATGGAAAGGTGTCTATAACCTCCCCCCCAGGACCTACCCCCCAACCTAGAGTTGCTAGATGGGGAAGTAAAATTAAGCCTTGCTCATACATGGGCTTCTCGGGTACGAAATGAGCCACTTCAAATAGGTTCATTGCTCCGACCCAGAATACTATTAATCCGGCATGGGCTACATGAGCTCCCAGTAGTTTACCGGATAAATTGATAAGTCGGGCATTTCCGGCCCACCAAGCGAAACCGGTAGTTTCTTGGTCACGACCTGTTAAAGCTAAAGTTCCATTAAAGAGCGTTTCCACGTGGTAGAACCTCCTCAGGGGATATAAGGTTTTCATGAGGCTGATCTTGAGCCGCCATCCACGCGTGGATACCTTcgtttaaaagaatatttttggtGTAGAAAGTCTCAAATTCAGGATCTTCTGCTGCACGTATTTCTTGAGAAACGAAGTCAAAGGCACGTAGGTTCAAGGCCAGGCCGACTACTCCAAGAGCACTCATCCATAAACCAGTTACAGGTACAAATAACATAAAGAAATGTAACCAACGTTTATTGGAAAAAGCAACCCCAAAGATTTGGGACCAAAAGCGGTTAGCGGTGACCATTGAATAAGTTTCTTCAGCTTGGGTTGGGTTAAAAGCACGGAATGTATTTGCGCCATCACCATCTTCAAATAAAGTATTTTCCACGGTAGCACCATGAATAGCGCATAGTAGTGCAGCGCCCAATACACCAGCAACTCCCATCATATGAAATGGGTTTAATGTCCAATTATGAAACCCTTGGAAAAATAGGATGAATCGAAATATAGCTGCTACACCAAAACTGGGTACAAAGAACCAACCAGACTGGCCCAGTGGATAAATCAGGAATACGGAAACAAAAACAGCAATTGGACCAGAGAATGCGATTGCATTATAAGGGCGCAATTGAACAGATCGAGCAAGTTCAAATTGACGTAACATGAAACCTATTAATGCAAAAGCGCCGTGGAGAGCAACAAAAGTCCACAGACCACCTAATTGACACCAACGGGTAAAATCTCCTTGTGCTTCAGGACCCCACAGTAACAACAAAGAGTGTGCTAAACTATTAGCAGGAGTAGAGACTGCAGCGGTTAAGAAGTTACAGCCTTCCAAATAGGAACTTGCCAATCCATGAGTATACCATGAAGTTACAAAGGTTGTACCTGTGAACCAACCCCCCAAAGCGAAATAGGCGCAAGGAAAGAGCAACAGACCGGACCAACCCACAAAAACGAAACGGTCCCTCCGTAACCAGTCATccataatatcaaataaatcattttcatctttggtaAATTTACCAAGAGCTATAGTCATAGTGATCCTCCTATTCAACTACTTCAACCATTTCCGAACACCTCCTAGCATTTTGGGGATGGGACCTTGGAGGCTTTTCTCATttatataatgattttttttctcgTAGATTTCCCTTCTTTTCTAATGCGTTTCGGATATAAAAATCATTTATTGCTCTATGGATACCTAGGTTAAGTTGAATCCATGAACTCAATCCGGCTattcctttttttattcttctaaaTCAAATCCCCTAAGTCATGAATGGTTAATTGTCTTATGACTCATAAATTTACTCATAAATCtgatagaaatttttttttaacaatttttcaaGAGAAAAATGATACCTTTTCTCGTTCGCGCTACCAGCGGAGCCCGGGCACACTCCGTTCCTTTGATCAAAGAATAATATTCAAagaatatttttgtgaaattgaaaaaataaaaaaaaaatgttttcaaaattcttctaatttttatgtctaGGAAACTGGCTTATTTAgtactttctattttttattacttttctatttgaatcttatttcaagattttttcttttagtgtcgtttttgttctattttcctttctttcagTTAAAAAAAACTCCAAAGTCTACTTTTTTGTAGATCACGgtaagagaaagagaaatttctaatattttttctatttactttttcgatatttttatctatctatctatctatccgagtaattaatattaattgaattaaaatattttaattaatattaaataaaataatagaaataataagAGAAGAGACTGTAAGTGAAAAGTCTCTTTCTCCCAGTCATTAATTGCCGGAAATATACCGGAAGCAccgatagaaaaagaaaatatttgataCGTGAAGC comes from the Arachis duranensis cultivar V14167 chromosome 7, aradu.V14167.gnm2.J7QH, whole genome shotgun sequence genome and includes:
- the LOC127740665 gene encoding photosystem II D2 protein-like translates to MTIALGKFTKDENDLFDIMDDWLRRDRFVFVGWSGLLLFPCAYFALGGWFTGTTFVTSWYTHGLASSYLEGCNFLTAAVSTPANSLAHSLLLLWGPEAQGDFTRWCQLGGLWTFVALHGAFALIGFMLRQFELARSVQLRPYNAIAFSGPIAVFVSVFLIYPLGQSGWFFVPSFGVAAIFRFILFFQGFHNWTLNPFHMMGVAGVLGAALLCAIHGATVENTLFEDGDGANTFRAFNPTQAEETYSMVTANRFWSQIFGVAFSNKRWLHFFMLFVPVTGLWMSALGVVGLALNLRAFDFVSQEIRAAEDPEFETFYTKNILLNEGIHAWMAAQDQPHENLISPEEVLPRGNAL